Proteins encoded by one window of Anopheles maculipalpis chromosome 2RL, idAnoMacuDA_375_x, whole genome shotgun sequence:
- the LOC126558694 gene encoding trypsin-7-like: MRQLLLLLACAIGGVLCMTIDHHRYYYSRQPSLFRLLRKYHLWPRNESLEYQRPAPDLSVPTPFIYGGESVSIESFPYQLSLRLEGTHICGASVIAERWALSAAHCLDEAMYATAITFRGGTPHRLAGGYIFHADQYLLHPKFNRAILDYDVSVTHVKESFLIDPIRPVSLGNTFTVYPIPSIAVVSGWGTADADGYTPLILQSLNVYMQQPQYCWTSWIENFTDRMICASGGDYGKEICNGDSGGPLVLNGVQIGIVSFGSEICALNIPGVYTSIQHDEVRAFIKVHTNV; encoded by the exons ATGCGCCagctgttactgctgctggcCTGTGCGATAGGGGGTGTGCTGTGTATGACCATCG ATCATCACAGGTACTACTATTCCCGGCAGCCCTCACTGTTCCGATTGTTGCGAAAGTATCACCTATGGCCCAGGAATGAGTCGTTGGAATATCAGCGACCGGCGCCGGACTTAAGCGTGCCAACACCGTTCATTTACGGAGGCGAGAGTGTATCGATAGAAAGCTTCCCGTACCAGCTATCGTTGCGCCTCGAGGGAACGCACATTTGCGGTGCTTCGGTGATCGCCGAACGATGGGCACTCAGTGCGGCCCACTGTCTGGATGAGGCAATGTACGCTACTGCT ATAACGTTTCGTGGTGGAACTCCTCATCGGTTGGCCGGTGGATACATCTTTCATGCCGATCAATACTTGCTACATCCAAAGTTTAACCGAGCCATACTGGACTACGACGTGTCCGTGACGCATGTGAAGGAAAGTTTCCTGATCGATCCGATACGCCCGGTCAGCTTGGGCAACACGTTTACAGTGTATCCGATACCTTCGATTGCGGTTGTGTCCGGTTGGGGAACGGCCGATGCGGACGGATACACCCCACTGATACTGCAATCGCTGAACGTGTACATGCAACAGCCACAGTACTGTTGGACCTCGTGGATAGAAAATTTCACCGACCG CATGATATGTGCCAGCGGTGGAGACTATGGGAAGGAAATCTGCAACGGTGACAGTGGCGGACCGCTCGTATTGAACGGAGTCCAGATAGGCATAGTGTCGTTCGGGTCCGAAATCTGCGCACTAAACATACCGGGTGTTTACACCTCTATCCAGCACGATGAGGTGCGCGCGTTTATTAAGGTGCACACGAACGTGTAA
- the LOC126558456 gene encoding glycerophosphodiester phosphodiesterase 1, protein MYFATIFKVCKMLYQLFWFLATCCTFVVNTLWLCCNFASVGIPWLMLLLFLVCIGSKFVKLKSPTDEVVLSMLSKSEKERDASEALYWPIVNRGGAFDAPENSLAAINQCVAQRCQKILLDLGITGDGKAIILHKSTLEKANVNEPLQKLNLNFFDNFNISEHHPLGQLFQPEKVLTFEKLLKLLESSEVTVFLLASQINATLLEIVRETAVKRPIFTKRIIFCCSSPLAIYQLRQHCPDLVCGLWMERSCFTILPRYLNTSSILLSIVGAIYRNIIAPVIGVSLVFIHKDEFNAQISTLWKNVGVRPIVYTINSPNEKRYFQQVTKTLYLTDSLRSEPQLIFKPKRK, encoded by the exons aTGTATTTTGCGACAATCTTCAAAGTTTGTAAAATGCTTTATCAATTGTTTTGGTTCCTGGCGACGTGTTGCACGTTCGTGGTGAATACGCTATGGCTTTGCTGCAACTTTGCCTCGGTCGGTATTCCTTGGCTGATGCTGCTTCTCTTCCTCGTTTGCATTGGATCGAAGTTTGTGAAGCTAAAATCACCCACCGACGAGGTTGTGCTATCGATGCTGTCCAAGAGCGAAAAAGAACGGGACGCGAGCGAGGCACTGTACTGGCCAATCGTCAACCGGGGTGGGGCTTTTGATGCGCCGGAAAACTCACTCGCCGCCATCAATCAGTGTGTGGCGCAACGGTGTCAGAAGATACTGCTCGATCTGGGGATTACCGGCGACGGGAAGGCGATCATACTGCACAAATCGACGCTCGAGAAAGCGAATGTAAATGAACCGCTACAGAAGCTGAATTTGAACTTTTTCGACAACTTTAACATCAGCGAACATCATCCACTGGG TCAATTGTTCCAGCCGGAGAAGGTGTTAACGTTCGAGAAGTTGCTGAAGCTGTTGGAATCCTCGGAAGTGACCGTCTTTCTGCTGGCTTCACAAATTAATGCCACGCTGCTGGAGATTGTGCGCGAAACTGCAGTAAAGCGTCCGATTTTTACGAaacgaataattttctgttgcTCCTCACCGTTAGCAATCTATCAg cTACGCCAGCATTGTCCCGATCTGGTGTGCGGGTTGTGGATGGAAAGGTCTTGCTTCACGATACTGCCACGCTATCTGAATACCTCCTCGATACTGCTGTCCATTGTTGGTGCCATTTATCGAAACATTATTGCACCCGTGATCGGTGTGAGTCTAGTCTTTATTCATAAGGATGAGTTTAATGC ACAAATCTCAACCCTGTGGAAGAATGTCGGCGTTCGGCCTATTGTTTACACAATAAATTCGCCGAACGAAAAGCGCTACTTCCAGCAGGTGACCAAAACGCTCTATCTCACGGATTCACTCCGCTCCGAACCGCAGCTAATATTTAAACCGAAACGAAAATGA
- the LOC126559968 gene encoding trypsin 3A1-like, which produces MGLLLVVGLLSCVTGTFADSAQVQQWRSMQVRRNVSTSEPRMSGRIIGGFEVNISAAPFQLSLRRNGYHICGASVVDTVFAITAAHCVAFNESPEFFTLKGGTNNRTDTLEGVTFLVSEIIVHPSFNPSTYHNDVALLRIEGTFSDIEYVSPIPFQTTPIFTSSYQTVYCSVSGWGISNLYSSNLPQILRMVRIPLVSYTECRRKWSPSIVTQSMVCAGEPRRDACNGDSGGPLVCNNKLYGIVSWGATQCGSSFPGVYTAIAARDVANFLNQYLPVPSEEPLA; this is translated from the exons ATGGGGCTGTTATTAGTGGTAGGTTTACTTTCATGCGTAACCGGTACATTCGCCGATAGTGCGCAGGTTCAACAATGGCGATCGATGCAGGTGCGCCGAAACGTCTCAACGTCCGAGCCACGAATGTCGGGTCGGATTATCGGTGGGTTCGAGGTAAACATTAGCGCCGCTCCGTTTCAACTGTCGCTGCGGCGTAATGGATATCATATCTGCGGCGCGTCGGTTGTGGACACGGTCTTTGCCATTACGGCGGCCCACTGTGTGGCATTCAACGAATCTCCCGAGTTT TTCACATTGAAGGGAGGCACCAATAATCGGACAGACACCCTAGAGGGAGTAACGTTTCTGGTCAGCGAAATTATTGTACACCCATCGTTCAATCCAAGCACCTACCATAACGATGTCGCTTTGTTACGAATCGAAGGAACATTCAGTGATATTGAATATGTGAGTCCGATTCCATTTCAAACTACGCCGATTTTTACGTCCAGCTACCAGACGGTCTACTGCTCGGTATCGGGCTGGGGTATTTCCAACCTGTATAGCAGTAATCTGCCGCAGATCTTGCGCATGGTACGCATTCCGCTCGTATCGTACACGGAATGTCGTCGCAAGTGGAGTCCATCAATTGTGACGCAATC GATGGTTTGTGCTGGAGAACCACGACGAGACGCATGCAACGGTGACAGCGGTGGCCCGTTGGTGTGTAACAATAAGCTTTACGGCATCGTGTCTTGGGGCGCTACCCAATGTGGAAGCTCTTTCCCGGGAGTGTACACAGCGATTGCAGCGAGAGATGTAGCCAACTTTTTAAACCAGTACCTGCCCGTACCGAGTGAAGAACCGTTGGCTTAA
- the LOC126558835 gene encoding uncharacterized protein LOC126558835, which translates to MRTVFLSLGLLCAVVGLSVGQDTRRNFFEFLFDVENRLQNGRIVGGSTVSIARYPFIASLRRYSNHICSVSVISTFHAATSAHCTYSFKSLTGVTIYGGSTSRTTGGRVFVVSDNFIHPDYDPDTFDLDVAVLRVKTPFTPNTNIAAIPLVPVGYTISDRILPTVTGWGRTSSGGALSPSLRAVAIPVVSTSTCQSLWSAASITENMICAGSKGKDACTGDSGGALVVPANNYFLLAGMVSWGSASCGSEYPGVYVNVASAKIQSFLAQYL; encoded by the exons ATGCGGACGGTTTTCTTGTCCTTGGGCTTGCTGTGTGCGGTGGTAGGACTGTCGGTTGGGCAGGACACGAGAAGGAATTTCTTCGAGTTTCTCTTCGACGTCGAGAACAGGCTCCAGAATGGGCGTATCGTTGGTGGCTCCACAGTGTCGATTGCGCGGTATCCTTTTATCGCCTCTTTGCGCCGTTACTCCAATCACATTTGCTCCGTGTCGGTAATTTCGACGTTCCACGCTGCAACGAGCGCTCACTGCACGTACTCGTTTAAATCACTAACAGGT GTGACCATTTACGGTGGCAGTACTAGCCGCACGACCGGTGGCAGAGTTTTCGTTGTATCGGATAACTTCATCCATCCGGATTATGATCCGGACACGTTCGATCTGGATGTGGCTGTACTGCGGGTGAAGACACCCTTTACTCCCAACACTAACATAGCCGCCATACCGCTCGTACCTGTGGGCTATACTATAAGCGATCGGATCTTGCCCACCGTCACTGGGTGGGGCCGCACATCGTCCGGTGGGGCTTTGTCTCCTTCGCTGCGAGCTGTAGCTATCCCCGTCGTTAGTACCAGCACGTGTCAATCGCTGTGGAGTGCTGCATCAATCACAGAAAA CATGATATGCGCCGGTTCCAAGGGAAAGGATGCCTGTACGGGTGATAGCGGTGGAGCGCTGGTGGTTCCGGCGAACAACTACTTCCTCCTGGCCGGTATGGTGTCCTGGGGATCGGCCTCGTGTGGTAGCGAATATCCCGGCGTTTATGTCAACGTAGCTTCCGCAAAAATTCAAAGCTTTTTAGCGCAATATCTTTGA
- the LOC126558798 gene encoding trypsin-7-like, protein MWSHLHLILVFAILAILSVRGSNVNVWKQYNSRLPGGAESAPSLGKENGAKSARIVGGRDANIEHFPYQLSLRRSGVHACGASAIALRWALSAAHCTYPVPQMNEMSLRAGSANRLLGGTIISVTQIINHPRFSEYTIEYDVCVLQTGTDMVGQFIAPLTLPPATSGFAPGTYGNVTGWGLQTVPNSLPIQLQVVEMALIAVDQCRSSWPAEWITEEMLCAGQPGRDTCGGDSGGPLVINGYQMGIASWGVSDCSGGLPSVFVNTAHPTVRSFIQQYSGV, encoded by the exons ATGTGGTCACACCTTCACCTCATATTAGTCTTTGCAATCTTGGCAATCCTCTCCGTTCGAGGCTCTAATGTGAATGTGTGGAAGCAATACAACTCACGTCTTCCGGGTGGGGCGGAAAGCGCACCCTCACTAGGCAAGGAAAATGGTGCCAAAAGTGCTAGAATTGTTGGTGGAAGAGATGCCAACATTGAACATTTTCCTTACCAACTCTCTTTACGACGTAGCGGAGTTCATGCCTGTGGAGCTTCCGCCATCGCTTTACGGTGGGCTTTATCTGCAGCGCATTGTACCTATCCAGTACCACAAATGAATGAG ATGAGTTTGCGAGCAGGAAGTGCCAATCGACTGCTCGGAGGAACTATCATTAGCGTCACCCAGATCATTAACCATCCCCGATTCAGCGAATACACCATCGAGTACGATGTCTGTGTGTTACAAACAGGGACAGACATGGTGGGCCAGTTCATTGCCCCGTTAACGCTACCACCAGCAACTAGTGGATTCGCCCCAGGCACATATGGTAACGTTACCGGTTGGGGTCTTCAGACTGTCCCGAACTCGCTACCAATTCAGCTGCAGGTGGTCGAGATGGCCCTGATTGCCGTGGACCAGTGTCGCAGTAGTTGGCCTGCCGAATGGATTACGGAAGA AATGCTTTGCGCTGGTCAACCTGGTCGCGACACGTGTGGCGGTGATAGTGGAGGTCCGCTAGTCATTAACGGCTACCAGATGGGCATCGCTTCCTGGGGTGTGTCCGATTGCTCCGGTGGCTTACCATCGGTGTTTGTCAACACGGCCCATCCTACCGTTAGAAGCTTCATCCAACAATATTCGGGCGTTTAG
- the LOC126558801 gene encoding trypsin alpha-3-like, giving the protein MVSFKMGPALLLLSLCIAGAWSEDEQSVWASRQRRVEMDTNKNNEKKFSGRIVGGTELTEPLPYLLSLRDSGYHICGASIISTKHALSAAHCQSPPSEVSRLSLLAGAVERTDDPNGIVFQVEKVTTHAGFVQKTYLNDVAIIRITTSFLDHPGLAIIPIATEAYKLRVNSIATVSGWGLTAQDENLAPTLRTVNIPITSYSKCVTKWRPVQIVRTAICAGHPGRDSCNGDSGGPLVQDGVQIGLVSWGADRCGSEYPGIYTYIGNDDIRKFIREKSGV; this is encoded by the exons ATGGTGTCGTTCAAGATGGGGCCAGCACTGTTGCTGCTATCGCTGTGTATCGCCGGAGCGTGGAGTGAGGATGAGCAGTCCGTATGGGCCTCTCGCCAGAGACGTGTGGAGATGGacacgaacaaaaacaatgaGAAGAAATTCAGTGGCCGCATCGTCGGCGGTACGGAGCTGACCGAACCTTTGCCCTACCTGCTGTCTTTGCGTGACAGTGGTTACCACATCTGCGGAGCATCGATCATTTCTACCAAGCATGCACTGTCGGCCGCCCACTGTCAGTCGCCACCGTCCGAAGTGTCCCGG CTGTCACTTCTTGCTGGAGCCGTTGAACGGACGGATGATCCCAACGGCATTGTGTTCCAAGTAGAAAAGGTCACAACCCACGCTGGATTCGTGCAAAAGACTTACCTCAACGATGTTGCCATTATTCGTATCACCACCTCCTTCCTGGATCATCCCGGACTGGCAATTATTCCCATTGCTACCGAAGCCTACAAATTGCGCGTAAACAGCATTGCTACCGTTAGCGGCTGGGGTTTAACTGCTCAGGATGAAAACTTGGCGCCTACGCTGCGTACGGTTAACATTCCCATTACTAGCTATTCAAAGTGCGTGACCAAGTGGCGCCCCGTACAAATCGTGCGAAC TGCCATCTGTGCCGGACATCCGGGGCGTGATTCGTGCAACGGAGACAGCGGTGGCCCACTCGTGCAGGATGGCGTACAAATTGGACTAGTATCCTGGGGTGCGGATCGTTGCGGAAGCGAATATCCAGGCATTTACACCTACATCGGTAACGACGATATTCGCAAGTTTATCCGAGAGAAAAGCGGTGTGTAA
- the LOC126559969 gene encoding trypsin alpha-3-like has product MRWNYPILLIFATLSLPSSGKESVLLSGPVYELTMKAFILLSLFVAGALAGVEESIWLSKQVRIDAGTSAEYNGRIVGGSTVPISQFPYQLSLRQNGNHICGASVISANWALSAAHCTFPLPNVNAITFRGGSESRTAGGVIFQAAQIINHPQYSSSNLNNDVCVIRITTSFVGANIASIRLVNSGTNFAAGTNSVVSGWGLTAPGGTLPVNLHAVNIPVVAQATCSSQWGAGRITAAMVCAGQQGRDSCNGDSGGPLVTGGQQFGVVSWGAVQCGGPLPGVYANVGNAGIRSFISQHTGV; this is encoded by the exons ATGCGCTGGAATTACccgattttattgattttcgcAACGTTATCG CTACCGTCCAGTGGGAAGGAAAGTGTATTACTTTCGGGTCCCGTGTACGAGTTAACCATGAAGGCCTTCATCCTACTGTCGCTGTTCGTTGCCGGCGCCCTCGCCGGTGTGGAAGAAAGCATCTGGCTGTCCAAGCAGGTGCGCATCGATGCTGGCACCAGCGCCGAGTACAATGGCCGCATCGTCGGTGGCTCGACTGTGCCGATCAGCCAGTTCCCGTACCAGCTGTCGCTGCGCCAGAACGGCAACCACATCTGCGGTGCTTCGGTCATCTCTGCGAACTGGGCTCTGTCCGCTGCACACTGCACCTTCCCGCTGCCGAACGTTAACGCG ATCACTTTCCGTGGTGGCAGTGAGAGCCGTACAGCTGGTGGTGTCATCTTCCAGGCCGCCCAGATCATCAACCATCCgcagtacagcagcagcaacctgAACAACGATGTGTGCGTTATCCGTATCACCACCTCGTTCGTCGGAGCCAACATCGCCTCGATCCGTCTGGTTAACAGCGGTACCAACTTCGCTGCCGGAACCAACAGCGTCGTCTCTGGATGGGGTCTGACCGCTCCCGGAGGAACTCTGCCGGTTAACCTACACGCCGTCAACATTCCGGTCGTTGCCCAGGCTACCTGCAGCTCTCAGTGGGGAGCTGGACGTATCACCGCCGC CATGGTGTGCGCTGGCCAGCAAGGACGCGACTCGTGCAACGGTGACAGCGGTGGCCCGCTGGTCACTGGTGGACAGCAGTTCGGTGTTGTCTCGTGGGGTGCCGTACAGTGCGGTGGACCGCTTCCGGGTGTGTACGCCAACGTTGGTAATGCCGGTATCCGCAGCTTCATCAGCCAGCACACTGGTGTTTAA
- the LOC126559585 gene encoding trypsin 3A1-like — MAPWLIAIVLTILLSEAALEIDGAAPRAVGRIVGGRDVEIDEYPYQLSLQNNGYHICGASVVATRLALTAGHCCIGTNVSNLTIRAGSKSHDGGGIVFMVNRIILHPEYDDTNLNYDVCVIRIVGSFLGKANISAIQVTNSGIMPAGGIVSGWGAVETNGNAVQNLRATKVKVWSTRECNGQIQNYVTPTSSMFCAGNVGSSICVGDSGGPLVYEQRQIGIVSFIINECGGTVPAVYTRLSNQNVRNFIKQQINNDQQRMSLLNG; from the exons ATGGCGCCATGGCTGATCGCAATTGTGCTGACGATCCTACTAAGTGAAGCAGCGCTAGAGATCGACGGTGCTGCACCACGTGCCGTCGGGCGTATCGTTGGAGGACGGGACGTGGAAATTGACGAGTATCCATATCAACTATCACTGCAAAACAATGGTTATCACATATGTGGAGCATCGGTAGTGGCTACCCGGCTGGCACTTACCGCTGGTCACTGTTGCATCGGAACGAATGTATCGAAT cTCACTATACGTGCTGGAAGTAAGTCCCATGACGGAGGTGGTATAGTGTTTATGGTGAACCGCATTATCCTTCATCCCGAGTATGATGATACGAATCTAAACTACGACGTATGCGTCATTCGAATCGTTGGGTCCTTTCTGGGAAAAGCGAACATTTCGGCCATTCAAGTCACCAACAGTGGCATCATGCCTGCCGGAGGAATCGTGTCCGGTTGGGGCGCAGTAGAGACTAATGGAAATGCGGTCCAGAATCTGCGTGCGACGAAGGTGAAAGTTTGGAGTACGAGAGAGTGCAACGGTCAGATACAGAACTACGTTACGCCAACATCTAG TATGTTCTGTGCCGGCAATGTCGGTAGTTCTATCTGCGTTGGTGATAGCGGAGGCCCGCTAGTGTACGAACAACGTCAAATAGGCATCGTATCGTTCATCATAAACGAGTGCGGAGGAACCGTACCGGCCGTTTACACCCGCCTGTCCAACCAAAACGTGAGAAACTTCATCAAGCAGCAGATCAACAACGATCAGCAGCGTATGTCGTTGCTGAATGGATGA
- the LOC126559967 gene encoding transmembrane protease serine 9-like, whose protein sequence is MKAIVVLALCVAAVAALTEEEVWLQYNRRMPGEYYTKGLPDSPPFQGRIVGGVEADIANYPYQLSLRRVSHSCGASVIAERWALSAAHCTFPLPAPTAITLQGGSSNRQQGGVIFAVDQIVNHPNYDDFNLRNDVCVLHTTTVLSGLHISPIALDAAGVEHVPGSRAVLSGWGLDDDRVLPVMLRRIDIPVVDQVYCVSRWDPGWVTDDMLCASEPGRDACNGDSGGPLVVGGHQIGIVSWGDSQCVATRPGVFARVAFPLIRNWITQVTGVLGLPVQPPHLGRIVGGVDANIADYPYQLSLRRFDDHFCGASVIAARWALSAAHCTFPTPAASSVQLRGGTANRAAGGIIFNVEEIINHPNYDDWTVEFDVCVLRTTTDLSGVNIVPIALDPSGATHAPGSRAVLSGWGLNDVGVSPFILQRIDIPIVSDAQCANDWPTGWVTPDMICASEAGRDACNGDSGGPLVVGGQQIGIVSWGDPNCQGSPPGVFARVAFPTIRSFILDTTGVCFLVVTPTICLYRADPCISTEPHRELSAQDVEGKQFNRRMLPEGAQEIDDRQVGGVGSLKKIVGGTSVSIETHSYQLSLRNYDYHICGASIISSVWALTAAHCLYPNPDPKTISLRAGTSNQSIGGRIYNASLIIIHPMYNPSTMDNDVAVIRVDSYMIGPNIGFIGLVPLGYEPMAGVRAIVTGWGRQSDESKQSTTLAGVEIPIVDKVDCMNQWSGVQVTPQMICAGEFGKDSCNGDSGGPLVSGGRQIGIVSWGSTKCGGPLAAIYTNLGNAAIRTFISSTTGI, encoded by the exons ATGAAGGCAATCGTAGTGTTGGCATTGTGCGTGGCCGCCGTGGCGGCACTGACCGAGGAGGAGGTTTGGCTGCAGTACAACCGCCGCATGCCGGGAGAGTACTACACCAAGGGCTTGCCGGACAGCCCGCCGTTCCAGGGAAGAATCGTTGGCGGAGTTGAAGCCGACATTGCCAACTATCCGTACCAGCTGTCGCTGCGCCGTGTGTCGCACAGCTGCGGTGCGTCCGTGATCGCGGAGCGATGGGCACTGTCCGCCGCTCACTGCACCTTCCCACTGCCGGCACCAACCGCCATCACGCTGCAGGGCGGCAGCTCGAACCGTCAGCAGGGTGGTGTGATCTTCGCGGTGGACCAGATCGTCAATCACCCGAACTACGATGACTTCAATCTGCGCAACGATGTGTGCGTGCtgcacaccaccaccgttcTGTCTGGTCTGCACATTTCCCCGATTGCTTTGGATGCTGCTGGCGTTGAACATGTTCCCGGTTCCCGTGCCGTTCTCAGCGGCTGGGGTCTTGAT GACGATCGCGTGCTCCCAGTCATGCTCCGCCGTATCGATATTCCGGTGGTTGATCAGGTTTATTGTGTTTCTCGGTGGGATCCGGGATGGGTTACCGATGA CATGCTCTGCGCCAGCGAACCCGGCCGTGATGCGTGCAACGGTGATAGCGGTGGCCCGCTGGTTGTGGGAGGACACCAAATCGGTATTGTCTCGTGGGGCGATAGCCAGTGCGTCGCTACCCGTCCGGGAGTGTTTGCTCGTGTCGCATTCCCATTGATCCGCAACTGGATAACCCAGGTTACCGGTGT CTTGGGTTTGCCTGTGCAACCACCACACCTTGGACGGATTGTTGGAGGAGTCGATGCAAACATTGCCGACTATCCGTACCAGCTTTCGTTGCGCCGATTTGATGACCATTTCTGCGGGGCCTCCGTCATTGCTGCTCGTTGGGCTCTGTCCGCCGCTCACTGCACGTTCCCAACGCCGGCAGCAAGCTCGGTGCAACTGCGGGGAGGCACTGCTAATCGAGCGGCAGGTGGCATTATCTTCAACGTGGAGGAAATCATCAACCACCCGAACTACGATGATTGGACGGTGGAATTCGACGTGTGCGTGTTGCGTACCACGACAGACCTTAGCGGAGTGAACATTGTACCGATTGCGTTGGATCCGTCCGGTGCAACGCATGCACCAGGATCGCGAGCAGTTCTCAGCGGCTGGGGTCTCAAT GATGTCGGAGTTTCACCATTCATTCTGCAACGTATTGATATTCCGATCGTTTCCGATGCGCAGTGTGCTAATGATTGGCCAACTGGATGGGTTACTCCGGA CATGATTTGCGCTAGCGAAGCTGGACGTGATGCGTGCAACGGTGATAGCGGTGGCCCACTCGTTGTGGGTGGACAGCAAATCGGTATTGTTTCGTGGGGAGATCCGAACTGTCAAGGATCGCCACCAGGCGTTTTCGCGCGAGTTGCTTTCCCAACTATTCGTAGCTTCATTCTGGACACTACTGGC GTGTGCTTTCTGGTCGTCACTCCGACGATATGCCTTTATCGGGCTGACCCGTGTATTTCTACTGAGCCACATAGGGAGC TTAGTGCACAAGATGTAGAAGGCAAGCAGTTTAATCGACGCATGCTACCGGAAGGTGCACAGGAAATCGACGACCGTCAGGTGGGAGGCGTTGGTTCGCTGAAAAAGATCGTCGGTGGCACATCGGTAAGCATCGAAACGCACTCGTACCAGCTGTCTCTGCGTAATTACGACTACCACATTTGCGGTGCATCGATCATATCGAGCGTTTGGGCGTTGACTGCTGCTCATTGTCTGTACCCCAATCCGGACCCCAAAACA ATATCGCTACGAGCTGGAACGAGCAATCAGTCGATCGGTGGCCGTATCTACAATGCATCGCTCATCATCATTCACCCAATGTACAACCCGAGCACGATGGATAACGATGTGGCAGTGATTCGTGTGGATTCTTACATGATTGGACCGAACATCGGATTCATTGGACTAGTCCCGCTAGGATATGAGCCGATGGCTGGAGTTCGTGCCATCGTCACTGGATGGGGTCGTCAG AGCGACGAATCGAAACAATCGACGACACTGGCCGGAGTGGAAATCCCCATCGTAGATAAGGTAGACTGCATGAATCAGTGGAGCGGCGTTCAGGTGACCCCACA aatgaTCTGTGCCGGAGAGTTTGGCAAGGACTCGTGTAACGGTGACAGCGGCGGTCCGCTAGTTTCCGGTGGCCGTCAGATCGGTATCGTGTCGTGGGGATCGACCAAATGTGGTGGCCCGCTAGCGGCTATCTACACCAACCTGGGCAATGCGGCCATTCGCACCTTTATCAGCTCGACGACGGGCATCTGA